One stretch of Asterias rubens chromosome 8, eAstRub1.3, whole genome shotgun sequence DNA includes these proteins:
- the LOC117294021 gene encoding V(D)J recombination-activating protein 1-like: MPGNFARDLFNQTKVDNFLSLIPDEDRKQKLKEILKIFVCLRKVYRSTHPNQEDVCLYKDKAVKMGRLLLVNFTYVGWPNYLHKIIKHVQEIIQDPEGPGAVGTISGEGNEAANKLFRELRGHFSRKTDESQSLKDIIWYHWLYTSPKLRRISHVKARKYQCSNCNELGHNARSCQR; this comes from the coding sequence ATGCCAGGCAACTTCGCTCGTGACCTGTTCAATCAGACCAAGGTTGACAATTTCCTTTCTTTAATTCCTGATGAGGATAGGAAGCAGAAGTTGAaggaaattttgaaaatttttgtCTGTCTTCGAAAAGTTTATCGCTCAACCCATCCGAACCAGGAAGATGTATGCCTCTACAAGGACAAAGCTGTTAAAATGGGCCGCCTTCTGCTAGTCAACTTTACCTATGTTGGCTGGCCTAACTACCTTCATAAGATCATCAAGCACGTACAGGAGATAATCCAAGATCCGGAAGGGCCAGGAGCTGTTGGCACCATCAGTGGTGAAGGCAACGAGGCTGCTAATAAATTATTTAGGGAGCTTCGGGGACATTTCTCCCGGAAAACAGACGAGTCTCAATCACTTAAAGACATCATCTGGTACCACTGGTTATACACAAGCCCAAAACTACGCCGAATTAGCCATGTTAAGGCCAGAAAGTATCAATGCTCCAACTGCAACGAGCTTGGGCATAACGCAAGGAGTTGTCAAAGATAA